The DNA sequence GTTTAATAAATGACTCTTACAGTAATTAACATCGGTTGAACAAAGACCCGGACCCTCGGGACAACAATCAACAATCGCCTTAACTTCCGGTGGCTGATATAAAAAAAGAGAAAAAAGAAAGAAAAAAAAGAAAAGAAATTTAATTTTCATCTGAGCATTTCTTTCGTCAATTTAACCGGCTTACCGTTTTGGATTAAGGTCACGCCCAAGTTGGCTCCGCCCAGACAGTTGATCCCGCCGCTTAACTCGTCTATTTCGGCGATTTTTTCCGCCTCAAGGACGCTGTCGCCTTCTTTAACTAAAAGTTTGCTCCTGGCCGAGAAAAGATAGCTGGCGTTAAGATTTTTTGCTTGGTTTCTGATAATGATATTCTCAAATTCGGGTGTCTCTCCGGAAAGCTTGCTACCAGCATAAGTAATTTTGCCGGAAATAAGAGCGTAAACAGGGGTCCTTGGGGCGAGGAAAAAAACCAACCGATCGGAGTCGCTGGCCGTCGCCGGCAAGGTTCCTAATAATTCTTTTTTGACCGGTAAGGCAAAAGTTTCCTTAAGCTCGACGGCTTGCAAAGCCGGGGGCGTTGGCGAAGATTGGGCTTTTTGCCAGAGTTTGGCTGATTTGGGGAAGAAAAAATTGAAGCTGATGACAATAACGGTTACAATTAAAACAATCAGGCTAAATGATAAAATTAATCCGCGTTTATTCACCGGCAGTAATACCTCTAAATTTTAGACTACTATAATGTTAGAAGACTGTCAATCCCTCGTTGATTAAAAATTAAGAGAGGCGAAGAAAAAAGTTACTTTATGTAAACGAGGCGACCCTCATTAGTTCTTAAAAAATTCGCAAAAGAAATGTCTGTGGCTTTTTCTCTTAACGAAGACGCCATTATTGTTTGACAATCACTGTCTCCAAAAGCAGATGGAAAAGTTGTTTCACTAATATTGACAAGAGGCGTTTCAAGATTAACCACACCACCATAAGAAGGACCAAGATACTGATCTTTAGTGGGATAATAGATATTTACGCTAATTAATTTGTCAGGGCTGGATAGCTTAATATAATAAGCATCGATCCTTCCTTTACCATTTCCCGACGCAACTTTAGATACCATTCCCCCAAAAGAAGCAAAGATAACCGTATTTGTTTTAAGATTACGAAACGCGAGATATTTTTTTAGACTCGCTCTTTCTAAAACCTGTCCCTCATTCGGCAAAAAGGGAATGGGCAATTTTATTTCTCCCTCTCCCGCCGCCTTAAGAATTGCGCTTTCTGCTTCTTTAGCCGCCCAACCCGTAAATAAAGCTTGGTGTTTTTTAAAATCAATTTCTTTTATTCCTTCTATCAGTTCTACCCTTCCTTTCCCTTCGTTTCCTTTTTCATTCCAATAGGCAATTTTTTTACCGTCAGTATCAAGATAGGTCCAGACTTTCTTTTCCGGGTCGTATTTTTGGGTAAAACCTTCAAGTTTTAAACCTTTAAATTCCGGTATGGGAATAATTTCTTTGGCTTCTCCGGTTTTGGGGTCAACGGTGGCGATCAGTTTTTTGTCTTTGGTCCAATAGCCCATTTGTTCCATGCCAAACCAGCCGGCACCTTTGGTCGCGATGGTGCTGTCGCCCAAATAACCTACATTCCCCTTTGAATCTTTAAAAGTCTCCTGTTTGGCCCAAATAATCCCCGTCACTTCATTTTTCTCATCAAGAGCAAAATAGCCCCAGTTTCCGGCCAGAACCGAATCTTCCAGCCTTTCGCCGCTTAAAGTTCTTATTGAAATCAGCAAATTGCCGTTCGTGTCTCTTTCCGAAACGATAACGCCCGAGAAAGGACGGTTATTTAAAACGTCAATTAAAGGATTTTTAAGATAATAGTCGGCGGCTTTTTGCGCCAGACTCTCTCTTTGGATATCGGGCGTCGGGGTTGG is a window from the Patescibacteria group bacterium genome containing:
- a CDS encoding M23 family metallopeptidase codes for the protein MNKRGLILSFSLIVLIVTVIVISFNFFFPKSAKLWQKAQSSPTPPALQAVELKETFALPVKKELLGTLPATASDSDRLVFFLAPRTPVYALISGKITYAGSKLSGETPEFENIIIRNQAKNLNASYLFSARSKLLVKEGDSVLEAEKIAEIDELSGGINCLGGANLGVTLIQNGKPVKLTKEMLR